CCAGAACCAGAACCTGAACCAATTCCAGAACCAAAATCTGTTCCTGTATCTTCTTCAATGCCTGCAATTCAAGTTCATAAAGTAACAACTGCAGAAGGATCTGGATCTCCGGGATGTGAAGAAACCAACGAATGCTATCTTCCATCCTCACTGAAAGTTTTTGTTGGTGATACTGTTCAGTGGGATAACATTGACACTGCAGCACACACTGTAACTAGTGGAATAGTGGTTGAAGGTCCAGACGGATTATTTGATTCTGGTTTGTTTATGTCTGGTAATATGTTTGAATTTACATTTGATGAAGCAGGAACTTATCCTTACTTTTGTATGGTTCATCCTTGGATGATTGGTGAAATTATTGTAAGTGAAGTTGATGAAATGATTGTTGTTGAAGAACCTCGAAATGAACCCATATTAGTTGAGCCTCAATCATTACCAGAACCAATTCCTGAACCAATTGATGTGGTTGTTTCAATTCCTCCAGGCTCTGGAGCTCCGGGATGTGAAGAAACCAACGAATGCTATGTTCCATATGAGGTAACAATTAGAGTTGGTGGTACGGTTGCTTGGAATAATGATGACACTGCCGCACATACTGTAACCAGTGGAACAATTGAAGCAGGCTCTACTGGGGTATTTGATTCAAGTCTGTTTATGGCAGGAACGACATATGATTTCACATTTGACAAACCAGGAAAATATGATTACTTTTGTATGGTTCACCCTTGGATGACCGGCGTCGTTATTGTTGAATAATTCTATAATGCAGTAACTTTACTGCCTTGCTCTGTTGACTCAAACTTGTAAATTCTTTCAACATTAGAGTCCTCAAAAATCTCTGCATCGTGTGTAATTATGATAAATTGCATTGGTGTTCCGGAATTTGCAATATTTGATAACTGTGATAATACTCCTACTAGTGATTTCTTCCTTTCTGCATCAAGATGAGTTGTGGGTTCATCTAAAATCATTAAATTTAGGTTAGATGCTCCCAAAAGACTAGCCATTCCTAATCTTAAGGCTAAAGCTACGCTGACTTGTTCTCCTCCACTTAATGATTCAATATCTAACATCTCTGTTTTTGAATAACAGATAATGGATATGTCTCTTGATTTTTCTGATAGCTGTATTCTTTGAATCTTTGTGTTTAACAATGTAAGATATTCTGATGCCTTTGCAGAAATTGTATTTAATGCCCATGAACGAAGACTGGTTGCTACTGGACCGTCTCTGCTAAATATATTGGCTTGTATATTGTCAAGTCCTTGCACATAATCTTTGACCGTTTTTAATTCCTTTACAGCAGATTGAATTTTTTCAATTTGTTCTTGATCTTTTGAAATTTTTTCTGTAATTGCCCCTATCTGATGATCATATTGTGATAGCGTTATTTGTTTTTCATCAATTGTGTTTTTTAATTTTTGAAATTCTTTTTCATTAAAATCTTTAGTTTCTGATTCGAGTTTTGATATGTTTTCAAAAATCATTTTTGTATGAGAATCTATTTCTGAAATTGCTACCAGATTACTATTTGTTGACGGTGGGATTCTCTGAACATTTTGTTTTTTTATCTGAATTTCTTCTTGAATTTTCTTGATGTCTTCCAAATTGTTTATTGAATGAGCTCTTAATGTTGCTTCTGCTTCTCTTGCACTTTGTAATTTTTCTAAAAATTCATTTCTTTTTTGATTGTACATCTTTTGTTCTTTTTCTACATTCAAAATATGCTGTTGAATGTTTTCCAACTCTTGTTTGAGATGTTCTTGTTGAAACAATGGATTTAGCTTTTCTACCTTTGAATCACATACTGGGCATTTGTTATCTTTTAGCTGAAGTTTTTCGGCAAGAGACTGTTTTTCTCTTAAAGAGCCCACTTGACTTGTCATCTCTTTGATTTTTTTCTGTGTGTCTTCCACTGCCTGTTCTACTTTTTTGATCTTTGCCTCCAAGTCGTTTTTAAGCCCAGCATACTCAAAACACCCTTCACATTCACGCACTTTTCTCTCTTTTTCGGTAATTTCACGTTGAATCTCATGTATTGCTTCCTTAGCATATGCCTGAAGCTCTTGTTTTCTTTGTTCAAGTTGATTAATTTTGTCTATTTTTGGAGCATCTATCTCTAATTTTACTTTTAATTCTAAAAGTTCCTCTTGAAGTGCTTTTTGCTCTCTGATGAGTTTTTCTTTTTGAGGTCTTACCTCTTCTAATTCCTTTTGAAATTTTTCTAAATCTCTTTGTAAGATATCAATATGTGTATCATCATACCCAATCTTGTCTCTTATTTTTTCACGAAATTCTTTGTTGACTATTTTCATTGATTCAGCTGCAAAATCAAGCTTGTCTATGCCTATTATTGCATTCAATAACTCTTTGAATTCTTTTGGTTTTGCCTTGATTATTGCACTTAATTCCCCTTGTTGAACAATTGACGCAATCTTTAATTTTTCAAAATCTAATCCTATTGTTTTTTCAATTTCATTTGTCATGGATTCGCCAAATTGTTTTCGTTCTCCTGCTGCAATTTCTGTTCTCTCTCCATTTGTCACCTCTGAAAATGTTGCTACTAATCCCCCTTTTGTGTCGATTTTTCTTACGGCCTGGTAATTCCTATTGTTTACTGTGAACTCTATTTTTGCAAATCCTTGATTGGAGCCTCGTTTGATCAACCCTTTATTTGATTTTCTTGTATGTGAACCAAACAATGAAAATGTTATTGCATCAATTATGCTTGATTTTCCTGCACCATTGTGTCCTACAAATACTGTAACACCATTATCAAAATCAAGTTTTGTTTCTGAATGTGATAAAAAATCTCCTAATTCAATTGATGTAATCATTTTTGTTTCTCCTTTTTGAATTTCTCAAAATTTTCCACAATAATTTGTGATGCCTCTTTAATCTGACCTGTTGATAATAGCGGAAGTAATTCCTTTACTGCAAAATTTGCATTCTCTTCAGATCCTAATGCATCAACTGATAATCGAAACATCTCATCATCGATAACATTTGGTCTGTCTAAAAATACTGATGATTCTGATATTTCCTTTGTCGTAATTCTCCAGAAACACCTCAAAGTTAGTGCCTGTAGGCGTGAAATCTGAGCCTGAATATAGTCTGTTTCGATTTTCTCTCCTTGGATTTTTATTTCTAAAATTGGCTTTCTTTGAATATCTGAAATTTTCTTTGAAATTTCATCAATTGTTTCTGACAGTTTTTCATATTCTGTTTTGAATGAAAACTGTTGTCTTGTATCCAACTCTATCCAGTTTGGATTGGCTTCTTGAGTTGAAATGTCTACTTCAAAAAACCCTTTTCTTGCTTCTTTAATTCCTTCACTTGTTGTTAATTCGATAGACCCTGGATATGCTACAGGTCCATTTAGATGATTAAATTGTTGAATATCTTTATCATGTAAATGTCCCATTGCATAATATGTGAAATCCTTTGGCAAGTCAGTTGATAATAACTCTCCTGCAAATTTGTTAAATTCTGAAATTCCTTGATGCATTACCAAAATTTTGTGGCCTGAATGATCTTTTGCTATGCTATTGACTTCTGCAAACTTTTTTTCAAATTGAGGAATTTCTGCTTTTCTAATCTTGTCAAATCCTGCCAATAGAATTTTTTTGTATTCGATTGGTTTTCCTTGTCCTATGTATCTTGAAAATTCTAAGTTGTGATAAACATATGGAATTGGTGTGGTACGAATTCTACTGATATCGTGCTCTCCTAAAATAAAAAATGAATCGATATTGTTTTGTTTTAGTCTCTTTAGTGCATTTGCCATTTGAACAATTGCTGTTCCATTTGGATTTGGAACGTGAAAAATATCTCCTGCAAATATTACAAAATCCACATGATCTTTTATTGAAGTATCAATTGCCTGATTAAAAACATGATACACATCTTGTTCTCGCTCTTCAGAGCCATACTGGACTAAACCTAAATGCGTGTCTGAAATATGTGAAAATAACATTTAATCTAACAACAAATCTTTCTGTACTAATCCTTGCGTGGATTCTACTGCTACTTCTGCCATCTTCTCTGCATTAGCCCATGCACTGACTGCACTTTGATCTGCTCCCATTGTCTTCTCTTTTACCTCATCTACGTGTACAAGTGATGGCAAATTCGTCCATTGACCAACAAGTACTGCATCTCCTACGTTTAGAGATGTTAATTGAGAGATTAATTCACGACTAGTGGACTCTGTTGCAGAGGCAATTTGCCTTTGATCGTCTTCTTGAATGATTTTCATGATTGCAAATGATCCTAATTGGCTTAGTACATTAAGATCAACACTTCTTGGTCTTTGTGAGACTATTCCCAGACCTAATCCAAACTTTCTTCCTTCCCTAGCGATTTTAGCAGCCCAGTATTTTGCACTGGTGTCGTGATCTTTTGGAATAAAAACATGTGCTTCTTCTATTATTACAAATATTGGAGAATTAAATCTGAACACTCTTTCTTTTTTTGATTTTCCGTGTTTTGCAATGCTTGCATCCTTTCTGTCTTTGAGAAGCTGTTGAAGATAAAATGCAACTGCAACATTAGCTTGTTTTTCAGAAAGTTCAGAAATATTTAGGATGTTGGTTTTTCCTTCTTTGATAAAGCTGATTGGATCCCCCATGTCTGGATCTAAGATATCTTCGAATCTTCTTTGTGCTTCTTCAATAATATCTTGAACTCTATATGCTGATGTTCTGATCTCCTTGAGTTTTTTATCTTCAGAATTCACAATAAACTCTATTTCTGTTTCCAGTTTATTCCAAAATTCTTTTGATTCTTTGACTTGATTTGTAAATGCCATTCTTAGAACTCGTTGTTGCACATTTGCACCATCTCTGATTTCTAAAACCTCTGATAACTGATCTGCATCTAAAAGTCTTGGATTGATTTTTGCATCAACTACATTGATGCGTGGAATGTTTAGTGTGGTGTAATCATTATGATAATCAAAAATTATTACTGTCCCTTTCAGTTTTCCAATTTGTTTTGTAACTAGTGAAACAAGATTACTCTTTCCCATTCCTGTCATTGCTAGAATCCCAAGATGTCTTGAAACTATTTTGTCTAGGTTGACTTTGGCATCTATTGTCTTGTTTCTTAACAGGCTTCCGATTTTTACCCATCCGTCTTTTGGTGAACTGAAAATTCCTTCTAGTTCCTCTCTAGTTGGCTGCGTAATCTCTGTGCCTGGAATTGGAGGAATTGCTGGAATTATTGATTGTCCTTTTTGTAAATTTTCTAAAAATCCTAAGATCCCTATATTTGCAGTAAATGTTTTATCTCGTTTGTTAATCTCTGCTATTTCTGTTGATTCTGCTGCCTCATCAAAATTTTTTACATCTGTAAATGCTGCACTTGAAACTTTGGATTTTTCAACTAATCCTAAGATCTTCCCTTCATCTGTATCGATAATGATGTATTCGCCAACAGATAATGGCCTTGATGTTAACGCTGTAACAAATGTAGGTTTTGACTCTCCAATAACATATCCTAAACTCATCCTAATACCTCTCTTGATCCAATTTCATTACTTAATCCCAATAAACTAACCATTTTTGCAAGTTCTTTGTCTGATATTTTACAGTTGTTGTGTGCAAGTTTAAGTGCATATGGATATCCTCCAACACTGTTTTTGTAAAGTTTGTTTAGGATCTGTTTTATTTCTTCCTCGGAATGATCAGGACCTAAAAATTCTAATTTGATAATTGGTGTTGAATCACTTAATCTTACAAACGTTGATGCGATGACTTTGTCTTGACCGTATTTTTTCTCGACAAATAATTTTGAAAATCCTGGCCCTTTTGTAACATGATTATAATAGAAAATATCTCCAGCTAGCGAACCAAGTTGTTCAAACTGTTTTTTTGTATTTGAAGTCTTTGCAATGAAAATAACATTGTCTCTTTTTTTCATTGTCCTGACCATTGCTGCATCTAAAGATGATTGTCTGGTCATAAATTGAGAGTGAAGTGATCCATCCATTAATACTAAATCAACCTCGTCTACTGTTTTCTCACAAGCCTCAATTTCCATCCTACTTGCAATTCTTGATAGATCCATATCTGAACCTAGTCCTGAATCGTGCAAATCTGTCAAAACTTCTCCGTCTGTTTTGATAGATACTGCAGTTGTGGCCCATAATTCTATTCCTTGAAATTTTGTATTGTTAAAACTAGAATCAATACCTGCAGTTGTGGATTCTTCTTTTGTAGGCTCATATTCTATCCAATTTTCACGTGCTTTTTGCAAAATCTGTTCAAATTTTGGTCCCTTTAGTATGGAAAGCATTTTGTCTCTGTTGAGAATTGCATCCTTGTAGACTGTATTTAGCACAACAATACTTCGTAGTTTTGAATAAAATCTTTAGGTTATACTGATCCTTAACCAAAGTTTCACCAGAGTTTAACCCTAGCCAATTCTTCCATTGTAGACTACTTTTTCATCTGTGCCCGAAGGTGTGCTTCTATCAATGTACCTGATCTCGTATTTGTCCCCGATGTGAATTGGTTTTCCATCGATTTCTCTAGGGATTTTGATCTTTACCTCAAATGTACTTGTATTAGGACCTGTCTCGATTAAAGAACTAGAATTTGCGTCAAATCGTGGATTTGCAAGAGTTGTTCTGATTCCACCCTCTGCTCTAAATTCAAAAGAACTAAGCGAAATTTTATCTTCATTTTTTGAATCTCTGTTTGCATCTGGTTCGTAAATCCTAAATGTAAATTCATGACCAATTCTTGAACCGCCTCCTGATGTCTCAACTTTTGCAAATGTTTTTGTTAGTGGGATTGATTTTACCAAAATTCTCTTTTCTCCTGCATGATCTGATTGATCAAGATACTTTATCAAAACAATGTCATCTTGTTCTAGTGGTTCTCCGTTAATTGATTCTGGAAGTTGTAGTTTGACATAAAATTGTCCAGTATCAGGGCCTGTTTCAATCATGTTTTCTGGACCTTGTATCGTAATACCTTTTATTGAAAATTCCAACAACCCTTCTGTTGGAATCACTTCTATTCCACTATGGGCAATATTCAGATCCTGATCTGTGATGTAAAAGTTCACAAAACTGTTACTTGATGCTGGGACTGTCTGAATTTCTTTATTTGATTTTGTTATGGGAGTGGGCGTAAATGCTGACCCCCTTTCTTTCATTTTTTCTGCTGTACTTGCTTTTACACATGCAGGCATACCATTTGTTCTAATGATTAATTCCAAAGTAGCCTTACACAAAACCTCTTCTGCAGATACTCCTCTATGCATTTGTTTTTTTGGCGAATCTACCTCGGCAAATACTGGCACTGTTAAAACTAACACCAATGAAAATATGGCAAAAATTGTTTTTGCAATCACACTATTTCAACTGTATTTTTATCATAAATAGATTAATCATAATTGCTACTTATTTTCAAACTAGAAAACCACTAATGAAAATTTGAATATTGGTTATATTTGATAAAATTTAACAATACATGAATAAAATGAAAAAAATTCTGACTATATTTTCTCTTTTGGTTTTTCTAATGCCTATGTCAAATGTTTATGCAGAACATGTTTTAGATATTGAAGCATTTGGACAATATCTTGACATTTCTCAATTAGAGGCTGAAAAGTTTGAATTTGAATTTGACAAAACCTCCTATCCGATTTACTACGGTTATCATGGAAGTATGGATGATTCAATGACTGACACATTAGGTGATCCAACTGTAAAAGAAATGATCATAAATCAAGAAAGAAAATCAATTGAAGTAACTTTTGAACATGTTCCTAAAAAAACGGACTTTTGGGTAAGGATACCATTTGAAGTCCTCACAGCAGATAAGGAAAAATATCAACTTTTGATTGATGGGGTGGATACGGGATATGATTTAATGAAAATGCCTGATGGTTATGTTATTGGTATGATTATTTCTGAGGATACAAAACATGTGGAAATTATGGGTACTACGGTAATTCCTGAATTTGGAACAATTGCGATTCTTGTCCTGGGTTTTTCCCTCCTTGGATTGGTTTATTTTGCAAGAAAAACATCTTTTGCAAACTGGACTAGAATTAATTAAGTGATGGATTCTAGTTATTTTACTTGAAAAGGATAGGATTGTTAGGGTGTGGTGCTATAGGGACTCAAATAGCTCTTGCCATTGATACTGGAGAAATTCCTGCAACTCTGACCCATGTATATGATGATTCCAAAGATGCGTCTTCTACGCTCGTTGAAAAGTTGAAAAATAAACCAGTTATAGTTGAAAATTCCCATCTGCTTTCTTCAAATCCTGTTGATATTGTTGTTGAAGCTGCATCGCAAAATGCTGTTAAAGATGCTGGACTCAGCATATTGCAAAATAAAAAAGACTTGATGATTATGAGTGTAGGTGCATTACTTGATGAATCTGTATATGATATTTTATCCGACGCGTGCAAAGATTTCAAAAAAACAATTTATCTTCCCTCTGGTGCAATCGCAGGATTAGATGGAATCAAATCAATTAAAAAAGAATTAGAATCGTTATCCATTACTACTACAAAACATCCACGTTCTCTTAAGGGTGCAAAGTTTTTTGAAACTTCGTCTATTGATCTTGATTCTCTCAACTCTAAGACAACAATTTTTCAAGGAACTGCCAAAGAAGCCGTATCTTTGTTTCCTGCAAACATCAATGTGGCTGCATTACTTTCTTTGTGTGGGATAGGAAGTGAAAAAACAATGGTAAACATTGTTGCTGATCCAGACACTAACAAAAATACCCATCATATAGAAGCATGTGGAACCTTTGGAAAGATGACCTTTACCATAGAAAATTTTCCGGATCCTGCTAATCCTAAAACTAGCCGACTTGCAATACTTTCTGCCATTGAAACATTGAGAAAATACTGCTCAGAT
Above is a window of Nitrosopumilus sp. K4 DNA encoding:
- a CDS encoding plastocyanin/azurin family copper-binding protein, with translation MNFSYGIIAAVGILVAISIGLIAESPDSIIEPRTMSLEKPTVCTMEYAPVCGVDGITYGNQCMLNAAEIKLDYKGECVVEEPIIPEPEPEPIPEPKSVPVSSSMPAIQVHKVTTAEGSGSPGCEETNECYLPSSLKVFVGDTVQWDNIDTAAHTVTSGIVVEGPDGLFDSGLFMSGNMFEFTFDEAGTYPYFCMVHPWMIGEIIVSEVDEMIVVEEPRNEPILVEPQSLPEPIPEPIDVVVSIPPGSGAPGCEETNECYVPYEVTIRVGGTVAWNNDDTAAHTVTSGTIEAGSTGVFDSSLFMAGTTYDFTFDKPGKYDYFCMVHPWMTGVVIVE
- a CDS encoding AAA family ATPase produces the protein MITSIELGDFLSHSETKLDFDNGVTVFVGHNGAGKSSIIDAITFSLFGSHTRKSNKGLIKRGSNQGFAKIEFTVNNRNYQAVRKIDTKGGLVATFSEVTNGERTEIAAGERKQFGESMTNEIEKTIGLDFEKLKIASIVQQGELSAIIKAKPKEFKELLNAIIGIDKLDFAAESMKIVNKEFREKIRDKIGYDDTHIDILQRDLEKFQKELEEVRPQKEKLIREQKALQEELLELKVKLEIDAPKIDKINQLEQRKQELQAYAKEAIHEIQREITEKERKVRECEGCFEYAGLKNDLEAKIKKVEQAVEDTQKKIKEMTSQVGSLREKQSLAEKLQLKDNKCPVCDSKVEKLNPLFQQEHLKQELENIQQHILNVEKEQKMYNQKRNEFLEKLQSAREAEATLRAHSINNLEDIKKIQEEIQIKKQNVQRIPPSTNSNLVAISEIDSHTKMIFENISKLESETKDFNEKEFQKLKNTIDEKQITLSQYDHQIGAITEKISKDQEQIEKIQSAVKELKTVKDYVQGLDNIQANIFSRDGPVATSLRSWALNTISAKASEYLTLLNTKIQRIQLSEKSRDISIICYSKTEMLDIESLSGGEQVSVALALRLGMASLLGASNLNLMILDEPTTHLDAERKKSLVGVLSQLSNIANSGTPMQFIIITHDAEIFEDSNVERIYKFESTEQGSKVTAL
- a CDS encoding exonuclease SbcCD subunit D, producing the protein MLFSHISDTHLGLVQYGSEEREQDVYHVFNQAIDTSIKDHVDFVIFAGDIFHVPNPNGTAIVQMANALKRLKQNNIDSFFILGEHDISRIRTTPIPYVYHNLEFSRYIGQGKPIEYKKILLAGFDKIRKAEIPQFEKKFAEVNSIAKDHSGHKILVMHQGISEFNKFAGELLSTDLPKDFTYYAMGHLHDKDIQQFNHLNGPVAYPGSIELTTSEGIKEARKGFFEVDISTQEANPNWIELDTRQQFSFKTEYEKLSETIDEISKKISDIQRKPILEIKIQGEKIETDYIQAQISRLQALTLRCFWRITTKEISESSVFLDRPNVIDDEMFRLSVDALGSEENANFAVKELLPLLSTGQIKEASQIIVENFEKFKKEKQK
- a CDS encoding ATP-binding protein, with product MSLGYVIGESKPTFVTALTSRPLSVGEYIIIDTDEGKILGLVEKSKVSSAAFTDVKNFDEAAESTEIAEINKRDKTFTANIGILGFLENLQKGQSIIPAIPPIPGTEITQPTREELEGIFSSPKDGWVKIGSLLRNKTIDAKVNLDKIVSRHLGILAMTGMGKSNLVSLVTKQIGKLKGTVIIFDYHNDYTTLNIPRINVVDAKINPRLLDADQLSEVLEIRDGANVQQRVLRMAFTNQVKESKEFWNKLETEIEFIVNSEDKKLKEIRTSAYRVQDIIEEAQRRFEDILDPDMGDPISFIKEGKTNILNISELSEKQANVAVAFYLQQLLKDRKDASIAKHGKSKKERVFRFNSPIFVIIEEAHVFIPKDHDTSAKYWAAKIAREGRKFGLGLGIVSQRPRSVDLNVLSQLGSFAIMKIIQEDDQRQIASATESTSRELISQLTSLNVGDAVLVGQWTNLPSLVHVDEVKEKTMGADQSAVSAWANAEKMAEVAVESTQGLVQKDLLLD
- a CDS encoding DNA double-strand break repair nuclease NurA — its product is MLSILKGPKFEQILQKARENWIEYEPTKEESTTAGIDSSFNNTKFQGIELWATTAVSIKTDGEVLTDLHDSGLGSDMDLSRIASRMEIEACEKTVDEVDLVLMDGSLHSQFMTRQSSLDAAMVRTMKKRDNVIFIAKTSNTKKQFEQLGSLAGDIFYYNHVTKGPGFSKLFVEKKYGQDKVIASTFVRLSDSTPIIKLEFLGPDHSEEEIKQILNKLYKNSVGGYPYALKLAHNNCKISDKELAKMVSLLGLSNEIGSREVLG
- a CDS encoding PEFG-CTERM sorting domain-containing protein translates to MSNVYAEHVLDIEAFGQYLDISQLEAEKFEFEFDKTSYPIYYGYHGSMDDSMTDTLGDPTVKEMIINQERKSIEVTFEHVPKKTDFWVRIPFEVLTADKEKYQLLIDGVDTGYDLMKMPDGYVIGMIISEDTKHVEIMGTTVIPEFGTIAILVLGFSLLGLVYFARKTSFANWTRIN
- a CDS encoding aspartate dehydrogenase, producing MKRIGLLGCGAIGTQIALAIDTGEIPATLTHVYDDSKDASSTLVEKLKNKPVIVENSHLLSSNPVDIVVEAASQNAVKDAGLSILQNKKDLMIMSVGALLDESVYDILSDACKDFKKTIYLPSGAIAGLDGIKSIKKELESLSITTTKHPRSLKGAKFFETSSIDLDSLNSKTTIFQGTAKEAVSLFPANINVAALLSLCGIGSEKTMVNIVADPDTNKNTHHIEACGTFGKMTFTIENFPDPANPKTSRLAILSAIETLRKYCSDEIQIGT